A window of Shewanella mesophila contains these coding sequences:
- a CDS encoding ATP-binding cassette domain-containing protein → MPLLQLRQVSFNYQAASSSLFDDLEFTLARGDCQLIYGYTGSGKSSLIKLILGILASSGERICAPNLSFGVVMQDPNVQLLRQTLGAEVAFALENLGVDPVKMHGEVIKALRQVGLFISLETPVVQLSLGQRYRLMIAAQLVLQPDILLLDEPWAQLDNQGVRELSHLIVELKSQGMAIVIVEHHKTAFTACATHRWQLQSGSLIPYQQGEERQSLAIVDSRLVTKASGANMPLISSRGFKLRFGKKKFLLETEQLILHAGEIVGLIGDNGTGKSTLLKCLAGIQADVEHLDVKVLGKRPKLGIYGHSLALLHQRPSRQLFETTVIEEMQFSLKRYGFPLERAIDMLARLGLTTLAEESPHKLSYGQQHLIALASLACLQPQILLLDDPFAGLDNASFAKVAHLILDLSQQGTGVVIASHRPLGQFPLDKIWHISQKCLQTCLPAEFVDDHYRGDQGYARVG, encoded by the coding sequence ATGCCGCTACTTCAATTGCGTCAAGTTAGTTTCAATTATCAAGCGGCGAGTTCATCGCTGTTTGATGATTTGGAGTTTACCTTAGCGCGAGGAGATTGCCAGCTGATTTATGGTTATACAGGTTCGGGTAAATCGAGCCTGATAAAATTGATCTTAGGGATCTTAGCGTCATCTGGTGAGCGGATCTGTGCACCCAATTTAAGCTTCGGTGTCGTTATGCAAGATCCCAACGTGCAGCTACTTAGGCAAACTTTGGGTGCAGAAGTGGCATTTGCATTGGAAAATTTAGGTGTCGATCCGGTGAAGATGCATGGTGAGGTGATCAAGGCACTCCGTCAGGTGGGGCTATTTATTAGCTTAGAAACGCCAGTGGTTCAACTCTCTTTGGGCCAACGTTATCGCTTGATGATTGCCGCTCAGCTGGTGCTACAACCCGATATTCTATTGCTTGATGAGCCCTGGGCACAGCTCGATAATCAAGGTGTGAGAGAGTTGTCGCATCTTATCGTTGAGCTAAAGTCTCAGGGAATGGCGATAGTCATAGTTGAACATCACAAGACCGCTTTTACCGCTTGTGCAACACATCGCTGGCAACTACAAAGTGGCAGCTTAATTCCCTACCAACAAGGAGAGGAACGCCAATCTCTTGCTATCGTCGATTCTCGTTTGGTGACAAAAGCGAGCGGCGCAAATATGCCGTTAATCTCGAGTCGTGGCTTTAAGCTGCGGTTTGGCAAAAAGAAGTTCCTACTGGAAACCGAGCAACTGATTCTGCATGCGGGTGAGATAGTCGGCTTAATTGGCGATAACGGTACAGGTAAAAGTACCTTGCTTAAGTGTTTGGCGGGTATTCAGGCCGATGTGGAACATCTCGATGTTAAGGTCTTAGGTAAGCGTCCTAAGCTTGGAATTTACGGACATTCCTTAGCATTACTGCATCAAAGACCGAGTAGGCAACTTTTTGAAACGACTGTGATAGAGGAGATGCAATTTAGCCTTAAGCGTTATGGTTTTCCTCTTGAGCGCGCCATTGATATGTTAGCTCGTTTAGGATTAACGACTTTAGCGGAGGAGTCACCACATAAGCTTTCCTATGGACAGCAGCATCTGATCGCACTAGCTTCGTTGGCATGTTTACAACCTCAGATTTTACTTCTGGATGACCCATTTGCTGGTTTAGATAATGCCAGCTTTGCCAAGGTTGCTCACCTTATTTTAGATCTCAGCCAACAAGGTACTGGTGTCGTGATAGCGAGCCACAGGCCATTGGGTCAATTTCCCTTAGATAAGATTTGGCATATTAGTCAGAAATGTCTGCAAACTTGCCTACCAGCTGAATTTGTCGATGATCACTATCGAGGTGATCAGGGTTATGCCCGTGTGGGTTAA
- a CDS encoding TonB-dependent receptor plug domain-containing protein, which produces MKLKQKAMKLSLVAIAVASSNWALADDVDRAPILDVAEVIVVTGEQPTAQQQTTTSWTINEDEIKALGAQSLDQILKNAPGVYVRVGGQGTPRVDVRGFKARHVIYLINGVPANGAEDGQFDPSVIPASQIASITISVGPTSVLYGPGGAGGVINIRTKEGDDAPLLSGHLEGAEHDTFNGDVTLAGAGDKWQGLVSVSSQKTDGWSVAGDQPDNALQAGDTRLNSDKGITSLFAQGTYWLSDRTQFMANLSYREGDWGKPAVDGTTDAKAKFERVDDYDSHTVQLGMAHQFNDLMTLRGFIYQNQSDVLENRYVDASYKVLEQTQDGRSTVNGGNVQLITDFADGQLLTGSVIAERQSWESISEAVDDTSVNTGGGSGSGSGKGSGGGSGSGGGTGSGGGSGSGGGSASSETFDDASWLYTAAAEYQYQQDAVGLIFGGALHQQERVVDDESDYSAQVAGYWQVLDDTRVNLGVARKVRFPSMRNLYSLSSGNEGLEAETSKHLELSLAQGLGSNTDLNIAGFYTDAKNYIAKDVDGVYQNMGRYQFTGVDVALHNRSIDKLAITFAYSFLDTEDKDAAPGLQTLEYRPRHQFRLQADYELPFEMRINMNIEHIMGQVYQQQQKVAGQKVLLEQELDDYTLVDLNLIQPIMGESLSLYLRATNLLDEHYYQSEALPQAGRQVFFGVNWQL; this is translated from the coding sequence ATGAAATTGAAACAGAAAGCGATGAAGTTATCACTGGTTGCTATCGCAGTGGCTAGCAGTAATTGGGCGTTAGCTGATGATGTCGATAGGGCGCCAATTTTAGATGTTGCCGAAGTTATTGTGGTGACGGGTGAACAGCCTACTGCACAGCAGCAAACAACGACCTCTTGGACGATTAATGAAGATGAGATTAAAGCGCTAGGGGCGCAGAGTTTAGATCAGATCTTAAAAAATGCTCCAGGCGTCTATGTCAGAGTCGGTGGTCAAGGTACTCCTAGAGTCGATGTTCGAGGTTTTAAGGCTCGCCACGTTATTTATCTCATCAATGGTGTTCCTGCAAATGGTGCTGAAGATGGTCAGTTTGATCCTAGTGTCATACCTGCAAGCCAGATTGCCTCGATCACCATATCCGTAGGGCCGACTTCGGTGCTTTACGGACCCGGCGGAGCGGGTGGGGTGATCAATATTCGCACTAAAGAGGGGGATGATGCGCCCTTATTGTCAGGTCATTTAGAGGGCGCTGAACATGACACTTTCAATGGGGATGTTACCCTTGCTGGTGCTGGCGATAAATGGCAGGGATTGGTATCCGTTTCTAGTCAGAAAACCGATGGTTGGTCGGTCGCAGGTGATCAGCCTGATAATGCATTACAAGCAGGCGATACCCGTTTAAATTCCGACAAAGGCATAACAAGCTTGTTTGCACAGGGAACCTACTGGCTGTCAGATCGCACTCAATTTATGGCAAACCTGAGTTATCGTGAGGGCGATTGGGGTAAACCTGCTGTAGATGGTACGACCGATGCGAAGGCGAAGTTTGAGCGTGTCGATGATTATGATTCCCATACGGTTCAGCTAGGTATGGCGCATCAGTTTAATGACTTGATGACACTACGTGGTTTTATTTATCAAAATCAGAGTGATGTTTTAGAAAATCGTTATGTCGATGCTAGTTATAAAGTCTTGGAGCAGACCCAAGATGGTCGTTCGACCGTTAATGGTGGAAATGTACAGCTAATTACAGATTTTGCCGATGGCCAGCTGTTAACTGGGTCGGTTATTGCTGAGCGCCAAAGTTGGGAGTCGATTAGCGAGGCTGTGGATGATACCTCGGTCAACACTGGTGGTGGAAGCGGTTCCGGTTCTGGTAAAGGTTCTGGCGGCGGCAGCGGATCGGGTGGTGGCACAGGTTCTGGTGGTGGAAGTGGCTCTGGTGGCGGTTCTGCCAGCAGCGAAACCTTTGATGATGCATCATGGTTGTATACAGCCGCGGCGGAGTATCAATATCAGCAAGATGCGGTCGGACTCATTTTCGGTGGTGCATTACACCAACAAGAGCGAGTGGTAGATGATGAGTCTGATTACTCTGCCCAAGTCGCTGGTTATTGGCAGGTGTTAGATGATACCCGAGTCAACTTAGGCGTTGCTCGTAAGGTGCGTTTCCCATCGATGCGTAACTTATATTCTCTGTCATCGGGTAACGAAGGGCTAGAGGCGGAAACCTCGAAGCATCTTGAGTTGAGTCTAGCTCAAGGGCTAGGCAGTAATACAGATTTAAACATTGCAGGCTTTTATACGGATGCAAAAAACTATATCGCCAAGGATGTCGATGGTGTTTATCAAAACATGGGGCGTTATCAGTTTACGGGTGTCGATGTTGCACTGCATAACCGCAGTATCGATAAACTTGCAATTACCTTCGCCTACAGCTTCCTCGATACAGAGGATAAAGATGCGGCGCCAGGCCTGCAAACTCTCGAATATCGTCCGCGTCATCAATTTAGGTTGCAGGCTGATTATGAGTTGCCATTTGAGATGCGCATCAATATGAATATTGAGCATATTATGGGGCAAGTGTACCAGCAACAACAGAAGGTCGCCGGACAAAAGGTATTACTGGAGCAGGAGTTAGATGACTACACCTTAGTCGATCTCAATCTTATTCAACCTATTATGGGTGAGAGTCTGTCGCTCTATCTTAGAGCCACCAATTTACTCGATGAACACTATTACCAGAGTGAGGCATTACCTCAAGCAGGTAGGCAAGTCTTCTTCGGCGTGAATTGGCAGCTATAG
- a CDS encoding isochorismate synthase, with translation MSVSSPQQAIQSLVDKLKKLEIHQHGEPIIQLSVPVCPLPTIAWLASQSCYPRVYWRGRDTQEEVAAIGSCKDFSFEDAVDDNQLCAAYQQQRALSTNQDIRYYGGVAFDRHTECWPEYGRAHFILPRIELRRSGNEYKLLINLNIEFNDIEVERQLALKALAELLSPSPLSPPNKINLLSRSDRPNQRRWSELVNQVTQAKFIKDTPKVVLSRLTQLEINERVDPWMLLASWQGRNQNSFQFGFQFSPDSAFISCTPERLYRRCQRELFTEALAGTTTRGLNEDEDIMLAQQLLDDTKNSHENQLVREHIVDALTPLSNYVGADEFPKIFKLSHIQHLHRSIRAELKAGVNDFQILQALHPTPAVGGLPKESAINFIRQREGYTRGWYAGACGYFNKYDSEFAVAIRSALIEPGRINLFAGAGIVSGSEADAEWNELENKLRTILSILTEV, from the coding sequence TTGAGCGTTTCCTCACCGCAGCAGGCAATACAATCCTTAGTCGATAAGCTGAAAAAATTAGAGATCCATCAACATGGAGAACCCATTATCCAGCTTTCGGTGCCCGTATGCCCATTGCCAACGATTGCTTGGCTTGCAAGCCAATCTTGCTATCCTAGAGTGTATTGGAGAGGACGCGATACTCAAGAAGAGGTCGCCGCGATAGGTTCATGTAAAGACTTTAGTTTTGAAGATGCCGTCGATGACAATCAGCTTTGTGCCGCATATCAACAACAAAGAGCATTGTCGACCAATCAAGATATCCGTTATTACGGCGGAGTCGCATTCGATCGCCATACTGAGTGTTGGCCAGAGTATGGCAGGGCGCACTTCATCTTGCCTCGTATCGAGTTACGTCGAAGCGGTAACGAATATAAACTGCTAATTAACCTTAATATTGAGTTCAATGACATCGAAGTTGAACGTCAATTAGCGCTTAAGGCACTGGCAGAGCTTTTATCACCTTCGCCCTTATCTCCACCGAACAAGATTAATTTGCTCAGTCGCAGTGATCGACCTAATCAGAGGCGCTGGAGCGAGCTGGTCAATCAAGTCACTCAAGCTAAGTTTATTAAGGATACGCCTAAGGTCGTACTGTCTCGATTGACCCAACTCGAAATCAACGAAAGAGTGGATCCTTGGATGTTACTTGCCAGCTGGCAAGGTCGTAATCAAAACAGTTTTCAATTTGGTTTTCAGTTCAGTCCAGACAGCGCCTTTATTTCCTGCACGCCAGAGCGCCTCTATCGGCGCTGCCAGCGAGAACTCTTTACCGAGGCACTAGCGGGAACAACCACTAGAGGGCTGAATGAAGATGAAGATATTATGTTGGCGCAGCAGCTACTCGACGACACAAAAAATAGCCATGAAAACCAACTCGTTCGTGAACATATTGTCGATGCGCTGACGCCGCTGAGTAATTATGTGGGGGCCGATGAATTTCCTAAGATTTTTAAACTTAGCCATATTCAGCATTTGCACCGCTCCATTAGGGCTGAATTGAAAGCGGGGGTGAATGACTTTCAAATTCTCCAGGCCTTACACCCAACTCCCGCAGTAGGAGGCCTACCTAAAGAGTCAGCCATTAACTTTATTAGGCAACGAGAAGGTTATACTCGGGGCTGGTATGCGGGTGCTTGTGGCTACTTTAATAAGTACGACAGTGAGTTTGCCGTGGCAATACGCAGCGCGCTAATTGAGCCTGGCAGAATTAACTTATTTGCGGGAGCAGGGATTGTATCGGGCTCAGAAGCCGATGCCGAGTGGAATGAGCTAGAAAATAAGCTGCGCACCATACTATCGATCTTGACCGAAGTATAA
- a CDS encoding substrate-binding periplasmic protein, with protein MTDYTNRDGSGYYLDLVRRVFPEPEFQLEVDLVPFARSLYLVEQKRADMGLGVYLGDVNVSYYSREPVEVDKVDAAVTPELAAMWKDVSSLKRKKVQAMLEYRFDSFVSVPMYYEESSDLLQMLNHVNSGRIDAVMDYKDEMEKLATKLSHPRQYVIIENVLSPAVYFVFPQTPKGERLKVIFDSKMDELIQSGEIDNIFHKYMPNRNRIQ; from the coding sequence ATGACTGATTATACCAATAGGGATGGTAGTGGTTATTATTTAGACCTCGTTCGTCGTGTGTTTCCAGAGCCTGAGTTTCAACTAGAAGTTGACCTTGTACCTTTTGCCAGATCCCTCTATCTGGTGGAACAGAAACGAGCCGACATGGGTTTAGGGGTTTACTTAGGCGATGTGAATGTCTCCTATTATAGTCGTGAGCCTGTAGAAGTAGATAAAGTCGATGCTGCAGTTACCCCCGAATTGGCGGCGATGTGGAAAGATGTATCTAGTCTGAAACGGAAGAAAGTACAGGCGATGCTAGAGTACCGTTTCGATAGTTTTGTTAGTGTTCCCATGTATTATGAAGAGAGTAGTGACCTGTTACAGATGCTCAATCATGTCAATTCTGGTCGTATAGATGCGGTAATGGATTATAAAGATGAAATGGAGAAGCTAGCGACTAAGCTCTCTCATCCTCGTCAGTATGTGATCATCGAAAATGTGCTGAGCCCGGCAGTATATTTTGTGTTTCCGCAAACTCCCAAAGGTGAGCGACTTAAGGTGATATTTGATAGCAAGATGGATGAACTGATCCAGTCAGGAGAGATAGATAATATTTTTCATAAGTACATGCCTAATCGTAACCGTATCCAATAG
- a CDS encoding 7-cyano-7-deazaguanine/7-aminomethyl-7-deazaguanine transporter, whose product MLMLSQAQTQRALWLLVSFHILIISASNYLVQLPFQIFGFHTTWGAFSFPFVYLATDLTVRIFGQQNARQIILKAMLPALVISYLIGVLFHQGSFQGGQSLAEFNSFVFRIAFASFAAYFVGQLMDITVFAKLRAARAWWVAPAASTVIGNLIDTLVFFSVAFYASTDEFMAMNWPEIATVDYSFKLIVSLGLFLPAYGVLLKVLQERILHVDPVKTNDPLA is encoded by the coding sequence ATGTTAATGTTATCTCAAGCGCAGACACAGCGTGCTTTATGGCTATTGGTCAGCTTTCATATATTGATCATTTCGGCGAGTAATTACCTAGTACAACTCCCTTTCCAGATATTTGGCTTCCATACCACATGGGGCGCTTTTAGCTTTCCATTTGTTTATTTGGCAACCGATCTTACTGTCAGAATTTTTGGCCAACAAAACGCCAGACAGATCATCCTTAAAGCCATGCTCCCCGCTTTAGTGATCTCCTATTTGATAGGCGTTCTTTTCCACCAAGGCAGCTTTCAGGGGGGCCAGTCTCTGGCTGAATTTAACAGTTTTGTATTTCGTATCGCCTTCGCTAGCTTTGCCGCCTATTTCGTTGGTCAACTAATGGATATTACGGTATTTGCCAAATTAAGAGCGGCTCGGGCGTGGTGGGTAGCACCAGCGGCATCGACAGTGATAGGCAACCTCATCGATACTCTGGTATTTTTCAGCGTGGCCTTTTACGCTTCGACAGACGAATTTATGGCAATGAACTGGCCAGAAATTGCGACGGTTGACTACAGCTTTAAACTTATCGTCAGTTTAGGCCTGTTCCTTCCCGCCTACGGCGTACTATTGAAGGTGCTACAAGAGCGTATCCTTCACGTCGACCCAGTAAAAACGAACGACCCACTGGCCTGA
- a CDS encoding GNAT family N-acetyltransferase, whose product MYTTTIERHTQLSDELLQSIIKLTHQVPEFDSRYSAQDYLQRLNNKPLIVQTIRIEGELAGFKIGYSEQSGLFYSWLGAILPEFRQLGLAKALLNDQESWARENGFKTMEVRTYNRFAAMLQMLIQQGYKISGLQKHELEINDNKLILNKTIN is encoded by the coding sequence ATGTACACCACCACTATCGAACGTCATACCCAACTTAGCGATGAACTGCTTCAATCTATTATCAAGCTCACCCACCAAGTACCTGAATTTGATAGCCGTTATAGTGCTCAAGACTATTTGCAACGGCTTAACAATAAACCTTTGATAGTTCAAACCATTCGCATCGAAGGTGAGTTAGCCGGATTTAAGATTGGTTACAGTGAACAATCAGGTTTGTTCTACAGCTGGCTTGGGGCTATTTTGCCTGAGTTTAGGCAACTTGGATTAGCCAAGGCCCTATTAAACGATCAGGAGAGCTGGGCCAGAGAAAATGGGTTTAAAACAATGGAAGTAAGGACCTACAATCGCTTTGCTGCAATGTTGCAGATGCTTATTCAACAAGGATATAAGATTTCAGGGTTACAAAAGCATGAATTAGAGATCAATGATAACAAATTGATTTTAAACAAAACTATAAATTAA
- a CDS encoding sensor histidine kinase, with the protein MRAKVRYRILILTLLPILLTLVSLVFITIYWNISYTGKQLFMKVKADLTVASNTLIAVQDKQESRLELVKTSWEFQNEFRNIDTDTKAARIKITELLASKKKQLNLDFLRLVSVSEAASDPDLRMMLPKIHENEAVSGLMVLEPQRLARLEPRLEQEAVIKLVDTPRSQKPIKEVEKRGMLSRSLLPLHSDNGNLSWYLDGGILLNRDIRIVDHIRDLVYDKGTLPERSIGTVTIFLDNTRISTNVPLHFFPQVSEKQGRALGSLVSEEVRQKVLMQGLMWVDRAFVYNDWFISAYAPLKDIRGERIGMIYTGFSESPFIHNYLLNIIELGTILMLVLLVSGLLVYRGAYSLLQPIERIHHVVKAVQSGRNLRIGSLGLEEDNELSNLAEQFDRMLDLLQRRNSQIQAAAEQLEVKVEERTRSLQEKTEELQRNVALLNETRQQLVTNEKLTALGELTAGIAHEINNPTAVILGNMELLKFELGDKAEDVEEEIDIVIQQVGRISTIIRSLLQYSRPGEFNAPLEMHQLTPIIEEMLILVRHSIQKQEVILNQDLNASYPIEVNRPQLLQVLINLVVNAAHAMDGQGRIWIRTYDWVHRGEPIGVKIEIEDEGKGIPEEQLGRIFDPFFTTRKDGTGLGLSLSYGIIKRIGGTIEVSSTLGKGTLFTIGLYHKAKDDQFNPPYEGLHFSSSIDKKVRNG; encoded by the coding sequence ATGCGGGCTAAGGTGCGCTATCGCATCTTAATTCTGACTCTATTGCCTATTTTACTCACCCTAGTGAGCCTAGTCTTTATCACCATCTATTGGAATATCAGTTATACGGGTAAGCAGCTATTTATGAAGGTAAAGGCTGACTTAACCGTGGCTAGTAATACCCTTATTGCGGTGCAAGATAAGCAAGAGAGCCGGCTAGAATTGGTCAAGACCTCTTGGGAGTTTCAAAATGAATTTCGCAATATTGACACTGATACCAAAGCGGCACGGATTAAAATCACTGAACTTCTTGCGTCAAAGAAGAAACAGCTCAATCTGGATTTTTTGAGACTGGTTAGTGTCTCTGAAGCAGCTAGCGATCCCGATCTCAGGATGATGCTACCTAAAATCCATGAAAATGAAGCGGTATCTGGTTTGATGGTATTGGAGCCGCAACGATTAGCTAGGCTTGAGCCTAGGCTAGAACAAGAGGCGGTAATTAAGTTAGTCGATACTCCTCGTTCGCAAAAGCCAATTAAAGAGGTCGAGAAGCGCGGTATGTTGAGTCGCAGTCTGCTGCCTCTTCACAGTGATAATGGCAATTTGAGTTGGTATCTCGATGGTGGAATATTGCTCAATCGTGATATTCGAATTGTCGACCATATCCGAGATCTGGTGTACGACAAAGGGACCTTGCCAGAGCGATCCATTGGTACGGTCACCATTTTTCTCGATAACACTCGTATTAGTACTAATGTCCCCTTGCATTTTTTTCCTCAAGTTAGCGAGAAACAGGGGCGTGCTCTTGGCAGTTTGGTCTCAGAAGAGGTACGCCAGAAAGTATTGATGCAAGGGCTGATGTGGGTCGATAGAGCCTTTGTATACAACGATTGGTTTATCTCTGCTTATGCGCCGCTTAAAGATATTCGAGGTGAGCGCATTGGTATGATCTATACCGGGTTTTCGGAATCACCCTTTATCCACAACTATCTGCTTAATATTATCGAGCTCGGCACTATTTTAATGCTGGTGTTGTTGGTCTCGGGACTCTTAGTGTATCGCGGCGCTTACAGCTTATTGCAACCGATAGAGCGGATCCATCATGTGGTCAAAGCGGTGCAGTCGGGTCGCAACTTACGCATTGGTTCACTTGGGCTCGAGGAGGACAATGAGCTGTCTAATTTGGCTGAGCAGTTTGATCGCATGTTGGATCTACTGCAGCGGCGTAACTCTCAAATTCAGGCGGCTGCCGAGCAGTTAGAAGTTAAAGTTGAAGAACGAACCCGCAGCTTGCAGGAGAAAACAGAAGAGCTACAACGTAACGTCGCACTGCTAAACGAGACCCGTCAGCAGTTGGTTACCAACGAAAAACTCACCGCTCTTGGTGAGCTGACCGCGGGTATTGCCCATGAGATTAATAACCCGACGGCGGTGATTTTAGGCAACATGGAATTACTCAAGTTTGAGCTAGGTGACAAAGCTGAAGATGTGGAAGAGGAGATCGACATTGTTATTCAGCAGGTCGGCCGTATTAGTACCATTATCCGCAGTTTGCTGCAGTATAGTCGCCCTGGAGAGTTTAATGCGCCGCTGGAGATGCATCAGTTAACGCCTATCATAGAAGAGATGTTGATCTTGGTGCGCCATTCCATTCAAAAGCAAGAAGTGATACTCAATCAAGATCTCAATGCGAGCTATCCTATTGAGGTCAATCGTCCTCAATTGTTACAGGTGCTGATTAACCTAGTCGTTAACGCCGCGCATGCGATGGATGGTCAGGGACGGATCTGGATCCGAACTTATGATTGGGTACATAGAGGTGAACCTATTGGGGTTAAGATTGAGATTGAGGATGAGGGTAAAGGGATACCTGAAGAGCAACTCGGTCGTATTTTTGATCCTTTTTTCACTACGCGTAAAGATGGTACAGGCTTAGGGCTATCGCTAAGCTACGGGATTATTAAGCGTATAGGCGGAACTATCGAGGTGAGTTCAACCCTAGGCAAAGGCACTTTGTTTACAATTGGCCTGTATCACAAAGCCAAAGATGATCAATTTAATCCTCCCTATGAAGGCTTGCACTTTTCTAGCTCGATAGATAAGAAGGTTCGCAATGGATAA
- a CDS encoding sigma-54-dependent transcriptional regulator: protein MLESIPCESKCPKEDNMSLSSKEIKPLPSAVSVLIVDDEPGMRSFLKKALSKKFALVETAGSVEDAEQLRSRCHFDLLIVDIRLPGRSGIEWDEALNDQERRSDIIFMTGYADMDVAIKALRAGASDFIMKPFHLEQMMKAVDRCIERRLLKRENLMLRREVSIGHSSTIIGSSDGMMEVKHVIERVAPTNAVILIEGESGTGKELVARQLHLLSGRQGPFVPVNCGAIAPELLESELFGHAAGSFTGAKGNREGLFSFASGGTIFLDEIGEMPLKMQTALLRVLEQRTIRPVGSEKEINIDVRVLAATNRKLADEVEAGNFRRDLFYRLNVLDIVIPPLRDRPEDVVELTHHFTRQLAAELGVKEVVWSHEDMLKLQQHEWPGNIRELRNMIERCILLGKPPAEYWKSQPKAESFCESGYPLDWTLKAVEKHHVTSVVDLHQGNKSAAARDLGVSRKTLDRKYKEWFELNQPEEE, encoded by the coding sequence ATGCTAGAATCAATTCCATGTGAGTCAAAATGTCCAAAAGAAGACAATATGAGCCTATCGAGTAAAGAGATAAAGCCACTACCCTCCGCGGTTTCTGTGTTGATTGTTGATGATGAACCCGGCATGAGAAGCTTTTTAAAGAAGGCTTTATCGAAGAAGTTTGCCTTGGTTGAGACCGCTGGGAGTGTCGAAGATGCTGAGCAGTTGCGTAGTCGCTGTCATTTCGACCTTCTTATTGTCGATATTCGTCTTCCTGGCCGTTCAGGTATCGAATGGGATGAAGCGCTTAATGATCAAGAACGTCGCTCAGACATTATCTTTATGACGGGTTATGCCGATATGGATGTCGCGATAAAAGCATTGAGAGCTGGCGCATCAGATTTCATTATGAAGCCATTTCACCTCGAGCAGATGATGAAGGCGGTTGATCGTTGTATCGAACGCCGTCTGCTTAAACGTGAAAACTTAATGCTACGACGCGAAGTCTCTATAGGTCACTCATCTACCATCATCGGCAGCAGTGATGGAATGATGGAAGTTAAACATGTTATTGAACGTGTGGCGCCAACCAACGCGGTGATCTTAATTGAAGGTGAGTCCGGTACGGGGAAGGAGTTGGTAGCGCGACAATTACATCTGCTCAGTGGCCGTCAAGGGCCATTTGTACCGGTCAATTGTGGCGCTATCGCACCAGAGCTCCTCGAAAGTGAGTTATTTGGTCATGCAGCTGGTTCATTTACTGGCGCCAAGGGCAATCGTGAGGGCTTATTTAGCTTCGCGTCGGGTGGCACTATCTTCTTAGATGAGATCGGTGAGATGCCACTTAAGATGCAAACGGCTCTGCTGCGCGTGTTAGAGCAGCGTACTATACGTCCAGTGGGCAGTGAGAAAGAGATTAATATTGATGTGCGGGTGCTGGCGGCGACAAATCGCAAACTGGCCGATGAAGTTGAGGCTGGTAATTTTAGACGAGATCTTTTTTACCGTCTTAACGTGCTCGATATTGTGATTCCGCCATTAAGGGATCGTCCAGAAGATGTGGTTGAACTAACTCATCACTTCACTCGGCAATTGGCCGCAGAGCTAGGTGTTAAAGAGGTGGTGTGGAGCCATGAGGATATGCTCAAGCTGCAGCAACACGAGTGGCCAGGCAATATTCGTGAGCTGCGCAATATGATTGAGCGTTGTATCTTGCTTGGTAAGCCTCCTGCGGAATACTGGAAATCACAACCTAAAGCCGAATCTTTTTGTGAGTCGGGTTACCCATTGGATTGGACTTTGAAGGCGGTTGAAAAACATCACGTGACCTCTGTGGTCGATCTTCATCAAGGGAATAAATCGGCTGCCGCACGCGATCTTGGTGTTTCTCGTAAGACATTGGACCGTAAATATAAAGAGTGGTTTGAGCTAAATCAGCCTGAGGAAGAATAA